In a single window of the Coprothermobacter proteolyticus DSM 5265 genome:
- a CDS encoding GNAT family N-acetyltransferase, which produces MAKFEIVENHPKWDQFVEKLECPSPFANSSFLKLVDTCYDGQSFTLSVVSSGNIFMGAALRKVGRHIRPAPPMTYMPLIYDKLSHRTLLDAQIALGEYLKKNFSVIHYISATSFFQDVRGFQREGFGMQVLYTALSDLKDFDIMKVEQKQRNIIYKAQRENIAVEETRDMEPLWDIYISTFDRKSIEPPYSKDFFMALPELGEKIRIYTAKKDDGRLVGFAAILLQGKCAYYYVSGNTHEGLSLGASPLLMFTILENLKKEGYSYFDWCAINLPRLANFKLSFGSKAVPYFALYYEPKWLRMLKAR; this is translated from the coding sequence ATGGCAAAGTTCGAAATTGTTGAGAATCACCCCAAATGGGATCAGTTTGTGGAAAAGCTTGAATGTCCGTCGCCATTCGCCAACAGCTCCTTTTTAAAGTTGGTGGACACTTGTTATGACGGACAAAGTTTCACCTTATCGGTGGTCTCATCTGGGAACATATTTATGGGTGCCGCACTGAGAAAAGTAGGAAGGCACATAAGGCCTGCACCGCCCATGACTTACATGCCCCTAATTTATGATAAACTAAGCCATCGCACCCTTCTGGACGCTCAGATCGCCTTGGGCGAGTACTTGAAGAAAAACTTTTCTGTTATCCACTACATATCGGCTACAAGCTTTTTTCAGGACGTGCGTGGCTTCCAAAGAGAAGGTTTTGGAATGCAGGTGCTGTACACTGCTCTGAGCGACCTAAAAGATTTCGACATCATGAAAGTGGAGCAGAAACAACGTAACATCATCTACAAGGCACAGAGAGAGAACATAGCAGTGGAAGAGACCCGCGACATGGAACCTCTTTGGGATATTTACATAAGCACTTTCGACCGTAAATCCATTGAACCACCTTACTCAAAAGATTTCTTCATGGCACTTCCGGAACTGGGAGAAAAGATTAGGATTTACACAGCAAAAAAAGATGATGGACGACTGGTGGGGTTTGCAGCCATATTATTGCAAGGCAAATGCGCTTACTACTATGTTTCTGGAAACACCCATGAAGGGCTTTCACTGGGCGCTTCACCGCTGCTCATGTTCACCATTTTGGAGAACCTTAAGAAGGAAGGCTACTCGTATTTTGATTGGTGCGCTATTAACTTGCCGCGCCTTGCCAACTTCAAGTTATCTTTTGGAAGCAAAGCCGTGCCGTATTTCGCTCTGTATTACGAGCCAAAGTGGCTCAGGATGCTTAAAGCACGGTGA
- a CDS encoding metallophosphoesterase family protein, whose product MLIAASSDIHSPKYIRLFIDSIRNLPVPDLFLLAGDLVLRGAAGAFDLIHEEVRQNWEDVPVVAIFGNEEFENTKRKLKREYSDIIWLDDEQVQVKGVDIFGTTGVLDEPTAWQSKAVPGITKIYENRMEKIETFASKHPNSILLTHYAVGTYTIDPVPNPLQLTSEKLLQSLLDLPITVIHGHCHYAPQWMYKEENLTIYNVALPLHRGIVLLNV is encoded by the coding sequence ATGCTCATAGCAGCCAGTTCAGACATACACAGTCCCAAATACATCAGGCTTTTCATTGACAGCATAAGAAACTTGCCTGTGCCAGATTTGTTTCTACTTGCGGGTGATTTGGTTCTAAGAGGCGCCGCAGGCGCTTTTGACCTGATCCATGAAGAAGTCCGTCAGAACTGGGAAGATGTTCCCGTGGTCGCCATATTTGGCAACGAAGAATTTGAGAACACGAAAAGAAAACTAAAAAGGGAATACTCTGACATAATCTGGCTTGACGATGAACAAGTACAGGTAAAAGGCGTTGACATTTTCGGTACTACGGGAGTACTTGATGAGCCCACGGCTTGGCAAAGCAAAGCCGTACCGGGTATTACCAAGATTTACGAAAATCGCATGGAAAAGATCGAAACCTTCGCTTCAAAGCACCCTAATTCCATATTGCTGACCCATTATGCTGTGGGCACATACACCATTGACCCAGTACCTAATCCACTGCAACTCACCTCAGAAAAACTTCTCCAAAGCCTTTTAGACCTTCCCATTACTGTGATCCATGGACACTGTCACTATGCACCCCAATGGATGTACAAAGAGGAGAACCTAACCATTTACAATGTGGCACTACCACTACATAGAGGAATAGTTTTACTGAACGTGTGA
- a CDS encoding MFS transporter codes for MNEKWLDRLYRTFPALSYRNFRLFWFGQAVSLIGTWIQNVGQGWLVLELTNNSAYMLGIVTMLQTLPVLLLSLVAGAFVERFPKRNVLLVTQSCFGILAAVLATLTLFGVVKYWHVLVLATLLGLTNTFDMPARQALYAEIVDKKDLTSAISMNSMIFNLARIVGPSVAAFLIAALGIAICFYLNALSFVAVIAGLYMMDISHIHLQPSGRSAMKDIMAGLKYVRTRPSIMFPLIMMGTLSLLAMNFNILVPTLAKVQLNIGVTGYGTLMTFMGLGAFLISLYLSAVGSRGGINHIYWFGAYGLSLSLLALSISRSAFFAELSLFLSGICMQAFNTLSNTAIQINSEDEFRGRVMSLYSLMFVGVAPFGSYFSGWIAQNLGVNWAFGISGVLSLILVMVISIFWSASLKRQPI; via the coding sequence ATGAATGAGAAGTGGTTAGATCGTCTTTACAGGACATTTCCTGCACTCAGTTACAGGAACTTTAGACTTTTTTGGTTTGGTCAAGCGGTTTCTCTTATTGGCACTTGGATTCAAAATGTGGGACAAGGCTGGCTGGTGTTGGAACTAACTAACAATTCTGCTTACATGCTTGGTATAGTCACAATGCTGCAAACTCTCCCAGTACTGCTTCTTTCCTTGGTTGCTGGCGCCTTCGTGGAACGTTTTCCTAAACGCAACGTTTTGCTGGTAACCCAAAGTTGTTTTGGTATTCTGGCAGCCGTTTTGGCCACACTTACTTTGTTTGGTGTAGTCAAGTACTGGCACGTACTCGTTCTTGCTACTCTGCTTGGTCTCACTAACACTTTTGACATGCCTGCGCGCCAAGCTTTGTACGCTGAAATAGTGGACAAAAAGGACTTGACGTCTGCGATTTCCATGAACTCCATGATATTTAATCTGGCTCGCATTGTGGGACCTAGTGTGGCTGCTTTTCTCATTGCGGCCTTGGGTATTGCCATCTGTTTTTACCTAAATGCACTCAGCTTTGTAGCTGTGATAGCAGGACTTTACATGATGGACATCTCACATATACATTTGCAGCCATCCGGACGCAGTGCAATGAAAGACATAATGGCAGGACTCAAATATGTGCGTACCAGACCGTCTATTATGTTTCCTCTTATCATGATGGGTACTCTTAGCTTGCTTGCCATGAATTTCAATATACTAGTTCCCACATTGGCAAAAGTACAGCTGAATATAGGAGTGACTGGCTACGGCACTTTAATGACCTTTATGGGACTAGGCGCTTTTCTTATTTCGTTGTACTTATCTGCAGTGGGATCACGTGGAGGTATAAATCACATTTATTGGTTTGGAGCTTACGGCTTAAGCTTATCGCTCTTGGCTTTATCTATTAGTAGGAGTGCATTCTTTGCAGAATTGTCTTTGTTTTTATCAGGTATTTGCATGCAGGCATTCAACACACTATCAAATACTGCCATTCAAATAAACAGTGAAGACGAGTTCCGTGGCAGGGTAATGAGCTTGTACTCACTCATGTTCGTGGGGGTTGCACCCTTTGGCAGTTACTTCTCGGGCTGGATTGCTCAAAACCTTGGTGTCAATTGGGCCTTCGGTATAAGTGGAGTGCTTAGTTTGATACTTGTTATGGTAATATCTATTTTCTGGTCAGCTTCTTTGAAGCGCCAACCGATTTAG
- a CDS encoding methylglyoxal synthase, with protein MNEVEIVEMDEVKRIALIAHDNRKQDLLDWASYNVETLKKHKLYATWGTGTLLEEKLGLEVIKFKPGPLGGDQEVGSLIANNGVDILVFFWDPLEPMPHDPDVKALLRIAVVWNVVVVSDKATADFVVSSPFFEKKYPRLVRKYEY; from the coding sequence ATGAATGAGGTAGAAATTGTAGAAATGGATGAGGTTAAACGTATTGCGCTGATCGCACATGACAACAGGAAGCAAGACCTGTTGGATTGGGCTTCTTACAATGTGGAGACACTTAAAAAACACAAACTTTATGCTACTTGGGGTACGGGTACACTGCTCGAGGAAAAATTGGGTTTGGAAGTAATCAAATTCAAGCCAGGGCCATTGGGCGGTGACCAGGAAGTAGGCTCTCTCATAGCGAATAACGGTGTAGACATATTAGTTTTCTTCTGGGATCCTTTGGAACCCATGCCTCACGATCCAGATGTCAAAGCTTTGCTTAGAATTGCTGTAGTCTGGAACGTGGTAGTGGTTTCAGATAAAGCCACTGCTGACTTTGTGGTTTCTTCGCCTTTCTTTGAGAAGAAATATCCGCGCTTGGTGCGCAAATACGAGTACTAG